CGCCTTCGCGCGCGCGCAGTAAGGACAAATCGGCGTGGTGTAAATTTCAACTTCAACAGACATTTCCAAAGGCTCCATTAGGGCGAGCCTAAACGGTCGCCCCTCAAATAAACGCGAACGGTTGCGGCATCGTCCGCTCCCGTCCTTCCCGTATATCGCCGTCGAAATTCCACGTCCACGGAAAACCGTACATCTTCACCGTGGTGTGGGACGCCCCCTCAGATTCCAGGCGTCAAAACCCGCGCCAAGGTCAGCACGTCAACCCTGGCCGCCCCCGCCGCCAGCAACACCCGAGCGCAGGCGCTCGCCGTCGCTCCGGTCGTCAGCACATCGTCGATCAAGACGATACGCTTGGCCGCGATGCGCCGCAGTCGGGCGGGCGGCGCGACGAACGCCCCACGCACGTTGTTCGCCCGGCGCGTTCGGTCGAATTTACCCTGCGGCGGCGTGCGTCGGGTGCGCACCAGAACTTCGGGAAGATACGTCACCGGCGGATCTTGGTGAGGATGGGCCGCGCACCACACCGCCGCCAGGGCGCGGGCCAACAACGCCGACTGGTTGTAGCGGCGGAACAGCAATCGGGTCCAATGCAAGGGCACCGGCACGATCAGATCGGCATCCTCCAGAAGCTCCCGCCCGGCGCGCGCCAACCAATGGGCATAGGCGGCGACACCTTCGCTGCGGTCGCCGTGTTTGAGAGCGAGAACAAGACCTCGCGACGCATGGTCGTAAGAAAATACGGCGCGCGCCCGCGCATAAACCGGGCGACGCCCGAGGCACGACGCGCACAACGCGCCGTCTCCGACGGCATAGGTGAACGGCTGGCCGCAAGCATCGCAGCACGGCGCGCCGAGAAACGTAATCTTCCCCCAACATGACGCGCACAGCGCCGCGTCCCCGGCGATAACCTCGCCGCACCCCAAGCAGCGGGGCGGCAACACCCGATCGAGGATGTTTCTGCCGGCGACGATCAAGGCCCCGCCGCGCCGCGGTCGTGGCGACGCGGGGCGATTTAGATCGTTTATCAAGTCTCCACGATGTGCCATACATCCACAATGTCCGATTCCATAACCATCTTCAACCGCGCCGCCGTACGCCAGCACCGCACACGGGCCGCCACCGCCGCCTTCGTCGACGCCGATTTCCTATTCCGCGAGGTCGCCGAACGGTTGACCGAACGGCTCGACGACGTGCGCCGAAGCTTTCCCCACGCCCTCGACCTCGGCTGTCATGACGGCACCGTCGCGCGGCTGCTGGGCGCGCGCGGCGACATCGCCACCTTGGTGCAAAGCGACCTGTCGCCCGCCATGACGGCGCGCGCCAAGGACATGACGGACGGCCCCGCCGGACGCACCCACCATACCCTCGCCGCGGACGAAGAAGCCCTGCCGTTTCGCGACCATGCTTTCGATCTCGTGCTCTCCAACCTAAGTCTGCACTGGGTCAACGATTTGCCGGGTGCGCTGGTGCAAATTCGCCGCGCCCTGAAGCCCGACGGATTGTTTCTGGGGGCGTTGCTGGGCGGACAGACCTTATGGGAGCTGCGCGAGGCCTTAAGCGCGGCGGAAATCGAATGCGAGGACGGCCTAAGCCCCCGCGTTTCGCCGTTCGCCGACGTCCGCGACGCCGGCAATTTGCTCACCCGCGCCGGCTTCACGTTGCCCGTCGCCGACATCGAAACGATCACCGTCTCCTATCGCGATCCCCTCAAATTATTGGGCGACCTGCGCGCGATGGGCGAAAGCAACGCCGTGATCGAGCGGCGCAAGACCCCGCTGCGCCGCCAAACCCTGTTGCGCGCGATGGCGCTATACCAGGACCGTTTCGCCGCCCCGGACGGGCGCGTGCCGGCGACTTTTCAAATTATTTATCTGACCGCCTGGTCGCCATCTCCCGACCAACCCCAGCCCCTCGCCCGAGGCAGCGCCACCCACGCGCTGGCCGACGCTTTGAGTAGTGACGCCTTGGGCGATACGCCGGATAAAGACCACAGCGCCCCGAAAGGCCCTCAGCGATGAAATTCGACACCCCCCTCCTTCGTGGAACCTTGGTCAAGCGCTACAAACGTTTCATGGCCGACATTATCCTTGAGGACGGCGTGGAAATTACCGCCCATTGCGCCAACTCGGGGTCCATGCTGTCGCTGCTCGAAACCGGCGCCGAGGTTTGGGTATCGCCCGCCGACAACCCGAAACGCAAACTCCGGTACACCTGGGAATTGGTGCGCGCCCAGGGCGTCCTGGTCGGCATCAACACGGCGCGCCCCAACGCCATCGTCGCGGAGGCCGTCGCGGCGGGGCGCATCGACGAACTGGCGGCCTATCGCGGCATCCGCCGGGAGGTCAAATACGGCAAGAACTCGCGCATCGACCTGTTGCTCGATGGGGCCGGCCTGCCCGACTGTTATGTCGAGGTCAAGAACGTCACCTTGAAACGCGCCCCCGACCCTCACGGCGCGCTCGAATTTCCCGACGCCGTCACCAGCCGGGGGGCGAAACACCTGGCGGAACTGTCGGACATGGTCCGCCAGGGCCACCGCGCGGTCATGTTGTATCTGGTGCAGCGCGACGACGGCGGGCACTTCTCCTTGGCGACCGACATCGACCCTGCATATCGACAAGCTTTTGATTTTGCAAAAAAATCCGGTGTTGAGGCGTTATGCTATCGGTGCCGGGTTTGTCCCGAGGAAATTACCCTTGGCGACGCCGTGCCGATTGTTTTGTGACGCCTGGGAAACTGCCTATTTCATTCTGCGTATAAAATGCCATAATCCCCCGCATGAACGATATCGAAACGACATACGCCCACGACGAGGGGCGACGCATAAAAATCCACAGCGCCGATGATTTCGAGGGCATGCGCAAGGCCGGTCGTCTCGCCGCCCTGACCCTCGACATGATCGCCCCGCACGTCAAACCCGGCGTCACCACCGACGAGCTGGACGCGCTGTGCCACGCCTTCACGCTGGATCACGGCGCGACGCCCGCACCGTTGGATTACCGCGGCTTCCCCAAGTCGATCTGCACTTCGGTCAACCATGTCGTCTGCCACGGTATCCCCGGTGACAAGCGTCTCGCCGACGGCGACATCGTGAACATCGACGTCACCCCCATCGTGGACGGCTGGTACGGCGACAGTTCGCGGATGTATACGGTCGGAAAGCCCACGGTCAAGGCGGCGCGCCTGATCGACATCACCTTCGAGGCGATGTGGCGCGGCATCCGCGCGGTCAAGCCGGGCGCGACCCTGGGCGACGTCGGTCACGCCATCCAAAGTTACGCCGAGGGCGAACGGTGTTCGGTGGTGCGCGATTTTTGCGGGCACGGCCTGGGGCGGATTTTCCACGACGCCCCCAACGTCATGCACTATGGCCATCCCGGCGAGGGCGTGGTGCTGCGCGAGGGTATGTTCTTCACCATCGAACCGATGATCAATCTGGGCCGCTTCGACGTCAAGATTCTATCCGACGGCTGGACCGCGGTGACCAAGGACCGCTCGCTGTCGGCGCAGTTCGAACACTCCCTGGGCGTCACCGCCGACGGCTTCGAGGTCTTCACCCTGTCCCCGGCCGGCCTCGACAAGCCGCCCTACGCCTAGCCCGGCGAACGGCTCGCCGATGCGCCCTCCTTCCCCTCACAACGGCCACCGCCAGCGTCTGCGCGCGCGATTTCTCAAAGGCGGGTCCGGGGCCCTGGCCGATTATGAAATGCTTGAACTGGTGCTGTTCATGGCCCTGCCGCGCCAGGACGTAAAGCCCTTGGCGAAGGCCCTGATCAAGCGGTTCGGCTCCTACGCCGGGGCCATATCGGCGGACCGCGCCGAACTGATGGCGCTGGACGGCGTTGGCGATAGCGTCGTCACCACTTTGAAAGTGGTGCGCGAAAGCGCCCTTTTGCTCGGCCGCGAAAGCCTGCTCGGGCGGCCCGTCCTCGCCAACTGGCAAAGCCTGATCGACTATTGCCGCGCCGCCATGGGGTTCGAGAAAACCGAACAATTTCGCATCCTGTTTCTCAACCGCAAAAACGCCCTGATCGCCGATGAAATGCAGCAAACAGGCACCGTCGATCACACCCCGGTGTACCCCCGCGAGGTCATCAAGCGGGCCTTGGAGTTGGGCGCCAGCGCGATCATCATGGTGCACAACCACCCCAGCGACGAGGCGCGACCGTCGAAAGACGACATCGCGATGACCAAAAACGTCCGCGACGCCGGCGAGAAACTGGGCATCGTCCTGCACGATCATATTATCGTCACCAAAGCCGCCCACAGTTCATTTAAAGCCATGGGGTTGTTGTGACGGGTTTGCTATAAGAGGCCCGTTGTCGTGGATTTTCCATAGAGGTTATTGACCGTGTTCGAAAAAGACGCCCGCGCCCTCGTCCTATTTTCCGGCGGCCAGGACAGCACGACCTGTCTCGCCTGGGCCCTGGACGCCTTCGCCCATGTCGAGACCGTCGGCTTCGATTATGGCCAGCGCCATGATATCGAACTGAGCTGCCGCACAACCGTGATCCAACACCTGCGCGCGCGCTTCCCCGCCTGGGCAGAAAAACTGGGCGCGGATCGGGTCCTCGACCTTCCCGTTCTCGGCGATGTCGCCGACAGCACCCTGACCCGCGAGGGGGAAATCGCCCTGGATGCAAGCGGCCTACCCAATACCTTCGTGCCCGGGCGCAATTTGTTGTTTTTCACCCTGGCCGGTGCGTTGGGCTTTCGGCGCGGCGCCCGCCATCTGGTCGGGGGCATGTGCGAAACCGATTATTCGGGCTATCCCGATTGCCGCGACGATACCTTGAAGGCGCTCCAGGTCGCCCTCGGCCTGGGCATGGACACCCGATGCGTCATCCATACCCCGTTAATGTGGATCGACAAGGGCGAAACCTGGCGCATGGCCCACCGCCTGGGCGGCGACGCCCTGGTCGAATTGATCGTCGAGGACACCCACACCTGTTACCGCGGCGATCGCACGGCGCGCCACCCCTGGGGCTACGGCTGCGCCGCCTGCCCGGCCTGCGACCTGCGCCGGGCCGGTTGGGACGCCTACGTCAAGGGAAACTAGGGCGCGATGAGCTACGCCATCAAGGAGATGTTTTATACCCTGCAAGGGGAAGGCGCACGGGCGGGCCGCCCCGCCGTGTTCTGCCGCTTTGCGGGCTGCAACC
This genomic window from Varunaivibrio sulfuroxidans contains:
- the sfsA gene encoding DNA/RNA nuclease SfsA, with translation MKFDTPLLRGTLVKRYKRFMADIILEDGVEITAHCANSGSMLSLLETGAEVWVSPADNPKRKLRYTWELVRAQGVLVGINTARPNAIVAEAVAAGRIDELAAYRGIRREVKYGKNSRIDLLLDGAGLPDCYVEVKNVTLKRAPDPHGALEFPDAVTSRGAKHLAELSDMVRQGHRAVMLYLVQRDDGGHFSLATDIDPAYRQAFDFAKKSGVEALCYRCRVCPEEITLGDAVPIVL
- the radC gene encoding RadC family protein — translated: MRPPSPHNGHRQRLRARFLKGGSGALADYEMLELVLFMALPRQDVKPLAKALIKRFGSYAGAISADRAELMALDGVGDSVVTTLKVVRESALLLGRESLLGRPVLANWQSLIDYCRAAMGFEKTEQFRILFLNRKNALIADEMQQTGTVDHTPVYPREVIKRALELGASAIIMVHNHPSDEARPSKDDIAMTKNVRDAGEKLGIVLHDHIIVTKAAHSSFKAMGLL
- the queC gene encoding 7-cyano-7-deazaguanine synthase QueC translates to MFEKDARALVLFSGGQDSTTCLAWALDAFAHVETVGFDYGQRHDIELSCRTTVIQHLRARFPAWAEKLGADRVLDLPVLGDVADSTLTREGEIALDASGLPNTFVPGRNLLFFTLAGALGFRRGARHLVGGMCETDYSGYPDCRDDTLKALQVALGLGMDTRCVIHTPLMWIDKGETWRMAHRLGGDALVELIVEDTHTCYRGDRTARHPWGYGCAACPACDLRRAGWDAYVKGN
- the map gene encoding type I methionyl aminopeptidase, translated to MNDIETTYAHDEGRRIKIHSADDFEGMRKAGRLAALTLDMIAPHVKPGVTTDELDALCHAFTLDHGATPAPLDYRGFPKSICTSVNHVVCHGIPGDKRLADGDIVNIDVTPIVDGWYGDSSRMYTVGKPTVKAARLIDITFEAMWRGIRAVKPGATLGDVGHAIQSYAEGERCSVVRDFCGHGLGRIFHDAPNVMHYGHPGEGVVLREGMFFTIEPMINLGRFDVKILSDGWTAVTKDRSLSAQFEHSLGVTADGFEVFTLSPAGLDKPPYA
- a CDS encoding methyltransferase domain-containing protein is translated as MSDSITIFNRAAVRQHRTRAATAAFVDADFLFREVAERLTERLDDVRRSFPHALDLGCHDGTVARLLGARGDIATLVQSDLSPAMTARAKDMTDGPAGRTHHTLAADEEALPFRDHAFDLVLSNLSLHWVNDLPGALVQIRRALKPDGLFLGALLGGQTLWELREALSAAEIECEDGLSPRVSPFADVRDAGNLLTRAGFTLPVADIETITVSYRDPLKLLGDLRAMGESNAVIERRKTPLRRQTLLRAMALYQDRFAAPDGRVPATFQIIYLTAWSPSPDQPQPLARGSATHALADALSSDALGDTPDKDHSAPKGPQR
- a CDS encoding ComF family protein: MINDLNRPASPRPRRGGALIVAGRNILDRVLPPRCLGCGEVIAGDAALCASCWGKITFLGAPCCDACGQPFTYAVGDGALCASCLGRRPVYARARAVFSYDHASRGLVLALKHGDRSEGVAAYAHWLARAGRELLEDADLIVPVPLHWTRLLFRRYNQSALLARALAAVWCAAHPHQDPPVTYLPEVLVRTRRTPPQGKFDRTRRANNVRGAFVAPPARLRRIAAKRIVLIDDVLTTGATASACARVLLAAGAARVDVLTLARVLTPGI